A genomic window from Haladaptatus caseinilyticus includes:
- a CDS encoding winged helix-turn-helix transcriptional regulator, producing the protein MVQPGNVDENKRATLRRFAVLGAATPLTKLADADRTGERSEARDAIAGYVTTTPGAHFSKVRDDLQLGTGETQHHLRNLVELGVVESHRDGDYRRFFPAGKFSAFEQVALSYLRRETPRGMLIELLRTPDATGSDLASTLDVSRPTVSKYAADLDEKGLLSRENGYTARHPETLITLLVRYADSFDANAERFASEAANLISFDP; encoded by the coding sequence ATGGTTCAGCCCGGTAACGTGGATGAAAATAAGCGTGCTACCCTCCGTCGGTTCGCGGTTTTGGGTGCAGCCACGCCACTGACGAAACTCGCAGATGCGGATCGTACGGGCGAGCGAAGCGAGGCCCGGGATGCGATTGCCGGGTACGTCACCACCACTCCGGGCGCCCACTTTTCGAAGGTACGCGACGACCTCCAACTCGGGACTGGCGAGACACAGCATCACCTCCGGAACCTCGTGGAACTCGGCGTCGTCGAAAGCCACCGTGACGGTGATTACCGTCGATTTTTCCCCGCAGGGAAGTTCTCCGCGTTCGAGCAGGTTGCACTCAGCTATCTCCGCCGGGAAACGCCACGCGGGATGCTCATCGAACTGCTTCGTACCCCGGACGCGACCGGAAGCGACCTCGCGTCCACGCTCGACGTTTCACGCCCGACCGTGAGCAAATACGCCGCGGATTTGGACGAGAAAGGACTGCTTTCACGCGAGAACGGCTACACTGCACGCCACCCCGAGACGCTCATCACCTTGCTCGTTCGCTACGCCGATTCGTTCGACGCGAACGCCGAACGGTTCGCAAGCGAGGCCGCGAACCTGATCTCGTTCGATCCATAA
- a CDS encoding DUF7123 family protein, whose protein sequence is MSTTTAGTTTLTDKQQRILRYLRENGETKTYFKSRLIGSELGLTAKEVGTNMTAIADGDFDVDVEKWGYSSSTTWKVSA, encoded by the coding sequence ATGAGCACCACCACTGCTGGCACGACCACCCTCACCGACAAGCAACAGCGAATTCTGCGGTACCTTCGTGAGAACGGCGAGACGAAGACGTATTTCAAATCTCGTCTCATCGGAAGCGAACTCGGCCTGACCGCGAAGGAAGTCGGAACGAACATGACCGCCATCGCCGACGGGGATTTCGATGTGGACGTCGAGAAATGGGGCTACTCCTCGTCTACGACGTGGAAAGTCAGCGCCTGA